A window of Trichoderma atroviride chromosome 3, complete sequence contains these coding sequences:
- a CDS encoding uncharacterized protein (EggNog:ENOG41), protein MPTIGIFPASGGLGSSTYTHLLNKVSPPNTVLISRHPDKTPQIYKDQGVQLRQASYEASPAELEAAFKDIDVLFLISYPSHVHEYRTSLQIPALDAAHRAGVKHIFYSSLAFALPDKDATLAEVMGAHLDSEAHLRKLAAQDPGFSWTAIREGLYHESFPIYTAFLDLNDPTTTEIRIPHDGSGPGISWAKRDELGEASANLIAQYAQDPAAFSWKNRLVALTGPREWSLADTVQLLSTVAGRELHIREVTVDEYATQPQVTAKFGGSPLAQTWATAWDAIRAGETSHVSSSLEQLLGRRPEEFDVTIKNLYQAGKQ, encoded by the coding sequence ATGCCAACCATCGGCATCTTCCCCGCCTCAggcggcctcggcagcagcacttACACCCATCTCCTCAACAAGGTGTCCCCTCCCAACACCGTCCTCATCAGCCGCCACCCAGACAAGACTCCCCAAATCTACAAAGATCAGGGCGTCCAGCTCCGCCAGGCTTCATACGAGGCATCGCCCGCCGAGCTCGAAGCTGCCTTCAAAGACATCGACGTCTTGTTCCTCATATCCTACCCCAGCCATGTCCACGAATACCGCACGTCACTGCAGATTCCGGCTCTGGACGCTGCCCACAGAGCCGGCGTCAAACACATCTTCTACTCGTCCCTCGCCTTTGCCCTGCCGGACAAGGACGCCACGCTGGCAGAGGTCATGGGCGCCCACCTCGACTCGGAGGCGCATCTGCGCAAACTAGCTGCCCAGGATCCTGGCTTCTCCTGGACTGCCATCCGCGAGGGCCTCTACCATGAATCGTTCCCCATTTATACCGCCTTCTTGGATCTCAACGACCCGACGACCACTGAGATTCGTATTCCCCACGATGGCTCCGGCCCTGGTATAAGCTGGGCCAAGCGAGATGAGCTGGGCGAAGCCTCGGCAAATCTGATTGCTCAGTACGCTCAGGACCCAGCCGCTTTCTCCTGGAAGAACAGGCTTGTAGCCCTGACTGGACCTCGTGAATGGTCTCTTGCCGATACCgtccagcttctctccaCGGTGGCTGGCAGAGAGTTGCATATTCGAGAGGTTACCGTGGATGAGTATGCCACGCAGCCGCAGGTCACTGCAAAGTTTGGAGGCAGTCCTCTCGCACAGACTTGGGCAACTGCGTGGGATGCCATTCGTGCTGGAGAGACATCGCATGTATCGTCCTCTTTGGAGCAGTTGCTTGGGCGTCGACCAGAGGAATTTGACGTTACCATCAAGAACCTCTATCAAGCAGGTAAACAGTGA
- a CDS encoding uncharacterized protein (TransMembrane:8 (o52-72i84-105o125-147i300-319o325-348i360-380o392-415i436-453o)), with product MDGLAGEVMARDAWASIPSNLLRAELQRRADDGEKPQCGGHNSGWYDTAAHVFALLLILVLSTLACGLPLFSRRATTGHRQKEILFYSQHIGTGVLIATAFVHLLPTAFSSLTDPCLPYFFSKGYTPLPGLIAMVSALVVVGVESYLTARGAGHSHSHAHDFWDENDEAEGDAQELHLPREGLADRRARMTGRRAADMDISLGDLEASEGLVAGVSPLPESSPMVPRRKSTEHADNDDDRDSDLDLDLGELDPAPASGSAQNGQYSSLAKPNGTSGHRHSLDGNQTQSPEEQKRRMLQCLLLEAGILFHSVFIGMAISVATGPAFVVFLVAISFHQSFEGMALGSRIAAIQFPKGSIRPWLMVLAYGTTTPIGQAIGLVLQKKWDPSSATGLVVVGTTNAISSGLLVYAGLVQLLAEDFLTEKSYRILKGKRRVQAYFSVVAGAALMAAVGAFA from the exons ATGGATGGCCTCGCCGGCGAGGTGATGGCGAGAG ACGCCTGGGCGTCAATCCCATCAAACCTGCTGCGCGCTGAGCTTCAGAGACGAGCAGACGACGGCGAGAAGCCCCAATGCGGCGGACACAATTCGGGGTGGTACGACACGGCTGCGCATgtctttgcgctgcttctgATTCTGGTACTTAGCACGCTTG CTTGCGGCCTCCCGCTATTCTCACGGCGAGCAACGACAGGACATCGACAAAAGGAGATATTATTCTACAGTCAACACATCGGCACCGGCGTTCTCATTGCCACGGCCTTTGTCCACCTTCTCCCAACCGCCTTCTCGTCCCTAACCGACCCATGTCTTCCGTACTTCTTCAGCAAGGGATACACTCCTCTACCCGGACTCATTGCCATGGTCTCGGCCTTGGTCGTCGTGGGGGTCGAGTCTTATTTGACCGCTCGAGGCGCAGGCCATTCGCATTCGCATGCGCACGATTTCTGGGACGAAaacgacgaggccgagggtGATGCGCAGGAGCTGCATCTGCCGAGAGAGGGTCTGGCTGACAGGCGGGCGCGCATGACCGGACGACGAGCGGCGGATATGGATATTTCTCTGGGCGATTTGGAGGCGTCCGAGGGCCTTGTCGCCGGCGTTTCGCCTTTGCCGGAGTCGAGTCCGATGGTGCCGCGGCGCAAGTCCACCGAACACGCCGACAACGACGATGATCGGGATTCAGACCTCGACTTGGATCTGGGAGAGCTTGATCCTGCCCCTGCCAGCGGAAGCGCCCAGAATGGCCAGTACTCTTCGCTTGCGAAGCCCAACGGCACCTCGGGCCACCGCCACTCCCTGGACGGTAACCAAACACAGTCgccagaagagcaaaagcgtCGCATGCTGCAGTGCCTTTTGTTAGAGGCGGGCATCCTCTTCCACAGTGTGTTTATAGGAATGGCAATCTCTGTGGCTACGGGCCCGGCCTTTGTCGTCTTCCTGGTTGCCATCAGCTTCCACCAGTCGTTTGAGGGCATGGCTCTGGGAAGCCGCATCGCGGCCATCCAGTTCCCCAAGGGATCCATCCGTCCTTGGCTAATGGTCCTCGCCTACGGGACTACCACTCCCATCGGCCAGGCCATTGGCCTCGTTCTGCAGAAGAAATGGGATCCGAGCAGCGCCACGGGCCTTGTGGTTGTGGGCACTACCAATGCCATCTCCTCGGGCCTGCTGGTGTATGCCGGCCTGGTCCAGTTGCTGGCCGAAGACTTCTTGACGGAGAAGAGCTATCGCATTTTGAAGGGCAAGAGACGCGTGCAGGCCTACTTTTCGGTCGTTGCCGGCGCGGCGCTCATGGCAGCAGTGGGAGCGTTTGCTTAA